One region of Emys orbicularis isolate rEmyOrb1 chromosome 4, rEmyOrb1.hap1, whole genome shotgun sequence genomic DNA includes:
- the ELF3 gene encoding ETS-related transcription factor Elf-3: protein MAGSCEISNIFSNYISAMYQPEEAQPPMELLAHLGKEDNLALPAETTAEKPAWFGELPYFWSKAQVLEWIGYHVEKNKYDASAINFSCCNMDGYTLCHCTQEQLRLIFGPLGDELYTRLHEIVSVSDELTWIIDLLEKEDMSSQEIFQDSELGNLCTKESLEEMKSTNPFYQADFSYVSGALSPGSSDISVSGTGMSHSPNSQDSGGSDIDPDPTEVKLFSSDDGFADYDKEDIKHGKRKRGRPRKFSKENRDCLETKKSKHSPRGTHLWEFIRDILLHPELNEGLMKWEDRREGVFKFLRSEAVAQLWGQKKKNSSMTYEKLSRAMRYYYKREILERVDGRRLVYKFGKNSSGWKEEEVLNRK from the exons ATGGCGGGATCCTGCGAGATCAGCAACATCTTCTCTAACTACATCAGCGCCATGTACCAGCCGGAGGAGGCTCAGCCCCCCATGGAACTGCTGGCCCACCTGGGGAAGGAGGACAACCTCGCGTTGCCTGCAGAGACCACAG CAGAGAAGCCGGCGTGGTTCGGTGAGCTCCCGTACTTCTGGAGCAAGGCACAGGTGCTGGAGTGGATCGGCTACCACGTGGAGAAGAACAAGTACGACGCCAGCGCCATCAACTTCTCCTGCTGCAACATGGACGGCTACACGCTCTGCCACTGCACGCAGGAGCAGCTGCGGCTCATTTTCGGGCCGCTTGGGGACGAGCTCTACACCCGCCTCCATGAGATCG TCTCAGTCTCGGATGAGCTGACCTGGATCATTGACCTGCTAGAGAAAGAGGACATGTCTTCCCAAGAGATCTTCCAGGACTCCG AGCTGGGAAACTTGTGCACGAAGGAATCCCTGGAGGAGATGAAATCCACAAACCCTTTCTACCAGGCAGACTTCAGCTACGTTTCCGGTGCCCTGTCTCCAGGCAGCTCTGACATCTCTGTCTCAG GGACCGGGATGTCCCACAGCCCCAACTCCCAAGACTCCGGTGGAAGTGACATAGATCCCGACCCGACAGAAGTGAAGTTGTTCTCCTCTGACG ATGGCTTTGCCGACTATGACAAAGAGGACATCAAGCATGGGAAGCGGAAAAGAGGCAGGCCCCGGAAATTCAGCAAGGAGAACAGAGACTGCCTGGAGACCAAGAAGAGCAAGCACT CCCCGAGAGGGACTCACCTGTGGGAGTTTATCCGGGACATCCTGCTCCACCCCGAGCTGAACGAGGGGCTGATGAAGTGGGAGGACCGACGCGAGGGCGTCTTCAAGTTCCTCCGCTCCGAGGCGGTGGCTCAGCTCTGGGGGCAGAAGAAGAAGAACAGCAGCATGACCTACGAGAAGCTGAGCCGGGCCATGAG gTACTACTACAAGCGGGAAATCCTGGAGCGGGTCGACGGGAGGCGGCTGGTTTACAAGTTTGGGAAGAACTCCAgcggctggaaggaggaggaagtATTGAACCGAAAGTAA